GAACGAAAATATCAAGGATTATAAGTCATTTTCGAAATTGGAGCCCCTCTTATTCCGGAAAACGTGGCATGATGTGGAAAGTTGTCCGTCctgagaaaaggagagaaaaatgcCAAGGTGGGACACACACTTTCTATTGAACACGGGACACGTGTTCAAAATAATTGGATTATGTTCTTCAAGTTATCGAGAATAAATCACCCTTAACCTTTGGCCTTTTCATATGCTGGGACCCACTGAATGAGCTGATATGAAGAAATATTCTTTGAACTGAGATAATAATTTAGTTATTTAAATGGGATAAatattgaaaatgacatatatatTACTAAAAGTCTCAACACATATATTACTAAAAGAATAAGACAAGGATAAAAAAACTGTGATattatgaaattaatttattatgaatcttttttttttggttttaattatGGTGCAGAAAATTATGATATTCGCTTCAAAAATAGtgaaattctagaaagaaaaaaaaaactgtgatattcaattgaattaggcaaaaacaaaacaatgatATTCAATAGAAttaaacaaaaaagtgaaatttaACTGTTAACAATAAAATCATCTAATAAAACAATTACATTTAAATGCAATTACATAAATCCAACTCTAACAacttgtaaatatatatatatttctttttaaaagGCCCACAAGCCACACACACGTAAAGCcacatgaaggccaccacagcagATGAAAAACTATCAAAATCCCAAATCCCCTAATGAGAATAGAACACTAGACCTTAAAGTCCTGGGCAGATAACCTGACCAACTAGCCAACCTCCCATTCTCAACTTGTAAATATATTACTCGTGAGAGAATCACATAAATCCAACTCTAACAACTTATAAATATATTGTCCGCTCTGGGATTAAGGCCCACacaattttgtccttaaaatgATCATCTTGGTTGATAGggatttgatatttatttatcaaaGACATCGGTGGCTTACACCTAATCGATGCGCGATAGAAGTTTtaacaaacacaaaattaaaaaaaaaaaaaaaaggatttgaaTATTTCATAATATCATCCAAATTTTTAGAGAAAACCAATTTATTAATGATCAAAATAAAATCTCGATATATTAGATATTTAGAtgctatttttttataaattttaattagCAAGAAATAGGTTTTTCCAAATAAACATTGTTATGAGCTGTCACGGCCGGcctttattaaatattattcaCATGgactacccaaaaaaaatccaaaaactgGAAAGCCTGtcaactttaaagtttaaagaGTTTGGAATAACATCATAGGAGTACTCCTTATTCAACCAATATTTATGTGCCACGTAACCACGGCAAACCAATCCTTTTGGGGAGTGAAAGTTTCAATTTCGACTCTAATTCTCTCTAAAACTATGTTAAATTGTGAAGTATAATGGGGTAAAAATATACATTTAATCTCTCAATTATaccattaattttattattatccttgaactttttttacttttaaaatcGTCTCTTAGCTATTCAAAGATACGTTGTTCATCCCTTAAATTATTTCAAAGTCATAAAAATCATACGTGACTGCCTAGTTGACGTATAGTTGAGAGACAAAtgtgtgattaagtattttagtgtttataatattagaatatagtagattttgggaaaaaaatctaaatattaaattttaaattctaaatattaaaaattaaacccTAATTAATCTTAAACTCTAAAACTTAAATACTAATTTCTAACtcttaaattttaatatgtaatttttttaaaagaaaaatcacgatttaacattatttttgagaaaaaattgGAATTGAAATTGAAGGCCTCTCCCATTATTCCATACTTTTGCAACTCCCAAGGAGCTTATAATGCTGACTAGGATTTTGCAGAACGGGTGCACCGTTGTTCCGTGCTACTACGAACTAAAAGTTATAAAGTTTGTGGGGAAAGTAAGAAAATCTGAAGGCCACATAAACATGTGGCTGAGAATCAAACCCTAATGATGACGTGGCGCCGACTTTTGATTTAAATGGATCAATTACACAGAAGAGACGACACTCCCTTTCCTTCCTTTGCCCAAATCACGACTCGGCCAACTTACTTCCTCCTGTTTGGTTACCGAGAAAATGCTGGAAACTAAAGACCCTGCTATCAAGCTTTTCGGAAAGGAAATCCTCGTTCTGGCGGAGTTCTCTACTCCGGAGATCTTCGACTTTGAACGGAGCTCTACTGGGACGGACTCTTCAGAGGAAGAGAAAGCAGAGAAGGTACAATTCTCTGAGTGACAGagtgacagagagagagagagagacttgtcTGTTGTGTGGGAATTTGTGGATAGTGTATGTGTTTCTTATGATGCAAAATGAGTTGCAGAGTTGATTTTATTTGGTCTCAGTGTTTTCGTTTTGTTTGCTTGTAATGGTACGTTCGAACTAGTGGTTTCACTCCATAGATTTGACTACCTTGTCTGCTGGATTGTTGGTTTTAATTACGGTtttaagttcttttttttttttttcacatcaaAGATTTTGCTTCTCTGTTTTTGTTTGGTCCGAATTTTGATTAAAATCAGAAAAAGTAGATGGAATTTATTGTTCTACAATTGGGAATTGGGGATACAAGAATTTCCAGGTCTTTAAttgtgtttcttttcttcttcttcttcttcattatttttGGTGAACACTATTCGTCCAAGCAACTATTGCTTTGACTTTGATTTCCTTCATTTATGTATCTGAACTATTCTAATGTCTGACAAATGAGTTGAACTTCTCtatgaagttttcttctttCACTCATGTAACTTTGAATGATTTTGGCTTAGAACTGGATAAGTCTCTTGATCAACAGTCAGTACTGTAGTAGTCTTGATCAACCATCAGTTGATTGTACATGGTTTTTGCAACCTTTGGGTACTGAATGTCCCTTGTTTGTTctcccctttctttttcttctctcttctctgcTTCTGGATGCTTTTGGTTTTGTCTTTTTGGTTAGCTGTTCAAGATCTTGGGAACCTAGAGAGTTCCATTGGTTTTCagtgttgattttgttgttgatacccttttatattataaaaattGCAGATTCTACGCATAGCCTTTTGTCTTATTGTCTTACACCTGAAATGTTCATACCGTGGCTTAGTGAAATTTATATTGTCAATTCTAGCAATTCCATTGTTTCTTTATATCTTCATTTCTGTATTCATAGTTTTTGCAAAACATTGACATGGCTTGAATTCTAGAAATTTCTGTGGATTCACAAAAGATAGAGAAGTCATGACTGTATCTAATAAATGTTCAATTTAAATTTCAGGATTCTCCAGCAGGAAAATCCGCAGAGACCATGCAACAAGATGATACTTTCCCTGAAAATACAGAATCGGCAAATCCAGAGAATATGAAAGAGAGTGATGTGAACCCGAAGACACCTTCTATGGATGAAGAATCTGCTAAATCAGAGACTACCATGACAGAGAAAGAACAGAGTGGGACAACGAACTCAGAAGAGAGAACTTTGAAGAAGCCGGACAAGATACTTCCATGCCCCCGCTGCAATAGCATGGATACAAAGTTCTGTTACTATAACAATTACAATGTCAACCAGCCCCGTCATTTCTGCAAAGCCTGTCAAAGATATTGGACGGCAGGGGGTACAATGAGAAATGTGCCTGTTGGAGCTGGACGTCGCAAGAACAAGAATTCTGCATCCCATTATCGTCACATAAACATCTCTGAGGCACTTCAGGCTGCTAGAATGGAAACTCCGAATGGCACTCACCATCCTTTATTGAAAAGCAATGGTAGAGTCCTTAGCTTTGGGTTAGACACGCCAATATGTAGTTCTATGGCTTCTGTATTAACTCTTTCGGATAAGAAAGTTTTGAATGGCACCCGAAATGGGTTTCACGGCCATGGGGAGCAAAGAAATCCAGGTCCTTGCAAAGGTGGAGAAAATTGTGATGACTGCTCTAGTGGATCTTCTGTCACAGTTTCTACTTCAATGGAGGAAGGGGGCAGAAATTGCTTACAAGGACCACCAATGCAAGATGTTAATGGATTCTCTTCTCCAATTCCTTGTCTTCCTTGGCCTTATCAATGTAACTCTGCAGTGCCCCCACCTGCTTTCTGCCCCCCAGGATATCCCATATCATTCTATCCTGCCTATTGGAATTGTAATTATGGAGGCACCTGGAACATCCCTTTGTTATCTCCGCAATCTTCCTCATCAAACCAAAAGGGTCCAAGCTGCAGTCCAAATTCTCCCACACTAGGGAAGCATTCAAGGGATAGGAACATGGATAAATCAGATGATCTTGAGGAAGAGCCTTGTAAACAAAAAAATGGATGTGTTTTGGTCCCCAAGACTCTAAGAATTGACGACCCAACTGAGGCTGCAAAAAGCTCCATATGGGCAACACTGGGAATCAAGAATGGATCAATCAATGGGGGAGGactattcaagtctttcaaatcaAAGGGTGATGAAAAGAATCATATATCTGAAACAGCTCGGGTATTGCAAGCAAATCCTGCCGCCTTCTCTAGATCCATCAATTTCCAGGAGAGCTCTTGAAGGTGTGGTAGTTTGCTGTAGTACCTAGTGTTTCATTAAGGCAGCACTTGCCAGCATCCTTCATGGATTATTTTTGATTGATCAGCCTTAATGCCTAACTGAACTAGCTAGCTGATTGACTGGAAGCAAGGCCAAGGGAGATAAGTTTCTGGTTGACGATAAAACATCTGGCAGGAAAAAGTTCCTCTTTGTAACACTATGCACAGATACCTTTATTTTGTCTGCTTGGTTTGCTTAGTGTCTCCTGTAAATATCTAAGTATGTGTGTGTAGTAGTGATAGTGTATAGTTGAGAAAGATCTTTAGATGGATGAAAATCTATGTATACTGGGTTAAAACTCTCTTTCTAGAGCCGGAAAATGGACAGTTGGACACTGCCGTCGTTTTCCTGGGTTCTGTATATATGCTAACTCTCAGTCAGTAATTTCTCTGTTGTATCTTTATAAAATGGACTATCTTAGAGTTTCTCTGAACAAGCGTGTAAGAAGTTGCAACAGATCACAAAAGGTCTGAAGATCAGTTGTTGCAGTGTAAATGACTAAATGTGTAATGAGTCCAAAATTGAATCCCTTAAAATTCTGGTATATGTCGAAGAGGAAGGtacaccatacaaatttgtgCTTTACTTATTCGATATGAGTTGTAACTCGGGCTATCAAAAGTTGTGCTAAAGTGTAGAGCGTGACTTCAAAAGTATTGTTCTTAGTGGAAATCGAACTCATAACCTCTTGAGTAcaagactatcacccaaatgattTGTTTTACCTAACTAACAAAAGGTTGGATGCTAGAATGAatgcattttcttcttttacaaAAGTACCTACCTTTCAGAGTAAGAGAGAGCCAACCAAACCCAAAATTCTTGCAACTTTCTGCAGCATAGAATACAAACCACTTGTTTTGAGGTTGTAGATATATCATGTTTCTTCACACTTTCTTTTGTGAAATGGAAGTTGACAATGTTGGCTGAGCTGATCCCAAAAGATCCCTTCTATCCCAATATAAAAAAGTTAGAAAATTTTTGGCAGATATGACATGCAATTTAGAATTTCATTCTGATTCTGATTGGAGTTAATGttgattggaaaaaaaaatggcaatAACTCAAACTGTGATACAGAAGTGATTGATCAACATCCAAGTGGGGgaatgaaatattaatattgaCAAAACAATAAAGCTaccctctctttctttttcttttctttttcaagacAGCATTTGTTGCTTCAGACACCAAGATCCAACCATGTGTGTCACATTGGTCTAACCAACTAAAAAATTACAGAAACTGAGAGATATTTTGTTGTTTCAAGCAAACTCAGGCCACAGAATTGGTGGTATGGGGACCCAAATTGCACATAATGCCATGAATCCTTTCTTGGCGCACTTTCTTCCATCCTTTTTTGTTGCTGTTTTTCCTTTACAAGGGAAAGCAATTGGTCACTACTTTTCCTCCACATACCAAAGTTTCTGCTTTTTGGGCATTAAATGACAATCTTCATTCGTTCTAAGAGATGGGTCTTATCCTTTTGAACCCAATTATTCTTCAaagttttgtttgatattttatCTTACTCTCTTCCCGTTTTATTTCTGCCTATATGGTATTTTCATGTATTTATCAAAGTCGGGTTCAGTATGCTTACACTTGGGCTATCAAACTCGTGAATACAGAAATCTTTCACCCAACGACAAGATAAATTGAGTAAAAACTCAACGCGTAATCATAATAATATTGCTCGAACTCATAACCTCTCGAGCCTATACTACAAAACCGAAGGTGTTGCTTGGGTTATATCGCTATGATCATAATTACGCATAACCATATAGAAACAACACTGTTTATGAGTTGAGTTCAGTCAAAGTCTTTGACCACTCTACTtccacaaaatgtcaaaatccACTACCACAGCTGATAAGATaatgaccatatatatatatatatatatatatatatatagtggccACACACTGAAGCTGAAGCTAACTGGTTGAGACTtgagaaaaaaaagttaagactTGAACCATTGGTTGAACAAGTCAAGCTCCCACTTTTAACTTATCTCCTGCTTCTATTGTTCCTTATCTCTCTTGCTCTGActaagtttttctcattttctgaAGTCATGAATTGGAGGAGACGCGTGCTTTGCATCAGAAAAAGAACGAAAATGAAGTTTCATTCTTTAAACATCAGCATGATCAGAAAGAAAAcgcaaaagaagaaaagaaaattgttgttgaaaagaaggaaaaaaaaaagtagctttTGAAGCAGATGTAAAGGAGGTCAAACATTAAACTAACTTTTTTCCTTCCTCTTTTTCCAAGCATTAAAAGTAAGTGCAACCCAATaaatcatatcaacaaaaccatTTGCCGGGCAAAATTCCAAAATCAATGATTTATATCTGGGCATCACTAGTCTTAACTGTAGATCtaaaaatctacaatcaatttaTTATCGTCGATCGAGACCTATGATAACCCTATAAGATCAAAGAAAGTGTCGACCACGAAGCTTGGGCACCGATGTGGTGCAGGCCGGGGAAGTTTCAAAAGGTCGAGTCAGTCAACAGTGAGAAATATTTTAGTGAGAGAAATGAATAGcttttagagagagggagagagataccAAGTTCTAGAGAGAGTGAATGAGAAGGGGgtcctcctctatttatagttttaCAGCTCACGTGACTAACATATGTTGATCGTACGGACGGGCTTCGACCATTGGGCTTTGGTTGAACCTTCGGCCCAAAATGTGTGTATAGTCCTGCACTTGCTCAAGTCACAGGCCTTCGCCCCTTTTGGGCTTGAGTTCGCCCATCGTGGGTTTATCTTCGGACGAACGACTGGTCCTACTTGACCCAGGCCTTCGTGGGCTTAAGTAGTTCGGGCAAAcaatttttggcccatacactAACGAGAGACGTTAGAGGATCCTTGATCGAAGGGGCTCCGGTCAAGTAAGTTCTGACGATCAAGTCAATAGTGTTTCAATCAATCCTGTATTTCTATTTTTCCatatatattcttttcttttcttttcttttcttttcattgaatCCCCTTTCATGGTGTAGGAGATCCCTCTTTATAACGGAGGTCTAATCCTCCTTAGATTGTGGCTTTTTAGACTAAAGATACGGATCTTCATATTTGATTTGGACAAGGAACGTTTGCACCAGACGTGTGTGAGAACTAATCAAGAAGgaaatataatattttgatttattactACATATGAGATAAGCGTGTGTTTCGAGGTAATTATGAGATGATTGATAAGACATGAGCATCACTCGAGACTGGTTCAAGATTTGTGTGATGAGGGGTTTCTCGAATGTAGGTAAATCACCTGAACTTGAAGTCCAACAGCTCTTAAAGCTCTGAGTGCTTACTCTACCTCTGGAAGGTGACATTCCCTTCTGCAAAATTGATCAGACTGATGCAATAATTTACCTTTCAGAGCATTGGAATTTAGATTAGAATACTTGAATCATGGATACAGATCATACTAATACTCCACGAAAGCACAAGGCGATTTTTCAAAGATTGAgcatcttctctcttttctgaaTCTTTATGTTGGTAAATTAGGTTACTTTCCACCTCCAGAGTCTTGTAACTTCAAGAAGATCCATGTCTCGACCCGCATTCGGTCAAACCAAGTGACTTTCAGATGTTTTGAGGACATGAATGGGTTGACGAATCCTAACACTACCTGAAATTTTTCAGTAGGAACTTCTCCGAATGAGATCTGATCTGGATATCTTGGTGCGATTACCCATTGGCCGAATGACAGTTGCCTGCAGGACAAAAAGGCAAGGATTAAGCTTTCTTCAAGCGCACAACTATACTAGTTGAGCACATCAGAGCTTGCGTGGAGAGAGAGTCTAGTGGATTCAGAGATACCAATGACGATGCTTAATATTTTTAGGCCTTCAAGAATCATAATGTGCAGATAATGGAGATAAAACATTTCTTATGAAATTACCCAACTAGTTGATCCACATAATGAGAGATGTTACTTCAGCTTCACCAAAGAATCCATGACAGGCAACCATCAGACAACTATCAGTTTAACTTCACAGCCATATCTCTTTTCAATTTCAAAAGAGTTCACACATAAGATTAATGTTCTCAGTGAACAAGAAGATACATTTACATCTCTGATATGTAATtgaacacaaaaacaagttaaaaaaattattggaaGTTTTGACAAAGACCTGGTGAGGAAGAAACACTGCCAGGCATCCTTAAACCACAATGGATTCTCCCGAACCAGAGTTCATATCTTTTTTCCGCAGTCCATGTGAAAGGTGAGAAGCACATGGCGGTAACCAAGAATATTCGAAATACAAAGTTGCTCACGAACTCATAACAGTTCTTTATTTGAAATGGATGCAAGAACATGAATGATTCTGCAAAGTTGGAAATGCAAGCATGTGCATCCACACAAAGAAAAATCTTTCAAAACTAGACTGAAAAAAACAGTAATGAAATAAGTAACATTTATATTTGGAATATGTTCCAAAACAACAGCAAAAGATACAAAAGACAATATTTATATAAAGGTAAGTAAAACCGTAAAAGGTAAAGAGCACCTGTGGTCCCGCAGTGGATGGGGTTGGGGACATGCAAAATGTACGTATATTCATCCAGGAATGCATGAAAATGAATTGAAGTTCATCAAAATTCAACATCTACTGATATGTAACTACATAATATATAAGCCAAATATATTCAGtacatttaaataaaaaaattttgaagcaTGGGAAAAAGACAAAACTCAGACCTGCTAATCACGCTACCACCCTGAAGAAAATTACTCTTAAAAGGCTTCTACAAACAAACACTATAAGTTTAAAGGGCTACCCAATATGCCAAAAGACAAACCCAAATCAATGTTTGATATTGCTTTGATATACGGAAGTTCACGAAACacatttatcattgtgtttcattttctttgaacGAATGAATCTTCTTCTAATCAGAACCTTTGGTACATAAAAAAAGCTATAGAAGCTTAATTCCAAATAGCCTATATTCTTGCAGAAATTCGGTGTAAAAATTACTCTTTAGAAACAGGCATTAGCAGGTGCATTGAAAACACCATTCCAAGCAGCGACAAAGTTCTCCGCAAACAATCAAAGAGAGGAGCAAGAAGACCTTGAGCTCAGTCAAACAAGCTTATTTGTTATTTATCTTAAATTGGCGAAGTCAAAGCAATcccatcaaacaaacaaaatctaTGAAATTtaacacaaaagaaagaaagcataATACCTTGGAGTAAGGCCAAATGTGATCATAATCGTGACACAAGCAGCCAGGACACCCAACAAGACGATATTACCTAGCGCGTCTCATCGCCAATGATCAGGGTCTCCGCCCTTGACCTTCTCAGCCTTTTCCCAACATTGCTGCTTAACGCTGTAAGGGAAGCTCCTGGGGTTATTGGTATTAGAGATTGCACTATTGTCCTGACTCCTGAGTAATTTGAAGGTCCGCAGACATGGATGTGGCGTCAATCAATCGCATCCCAACTTTTTTACATGTTTTGATTTGGGTTGATTTAAAACTTTTCGTGTTTTTAGTTTCCATATTGACAAATGTTACAAAACAGTTTTCCCAAATCGTAAATCAATCGATCACATCCCAACTTTTTAAAAACTCCCTCTTGATTTGGTTTTAAAAACT
This DNA window, taken from Tripterygium wilfordii isolate XIE 37 chromosome 20, ASM1340144v1, whole genome shotgun sequence, encodes the following:
- the LOC119987091 gene encoding cyclic dof factor 3-like, which encodes MLETKDPAIKLFGKEILVLAEFSTPEIFDFERSSTGTDSSEEEKAEKDSPAGKSAETMQQDDTFPENTESANPENMKESDVNPKTPSMDEESAKSETTMTEKEQSGTTNSEERTLKKPDKILPCPRCNSMDTKFCYYNNYNVNQPRHFCKACQRYWTAGGTMRNVPVGAGRRKNKNSASHYRHINISEALQAARMETPNGTHHPLLKSNGRVLSFGLDTPICSSMASVLTLSDKKVLNGTRNGFHGHGEQRNPGPCKGGENCDDCSSGSSVTVSTSMEEGGRNCLQGPPMQDVNGFSSPIPCLPWPYQCNSAVPPPAFCPPGYPISFYPAYWNCNYGGTWNIPLLSPQSSSSNQKGPSCSPNSPTLGKHSRDRNMDKSDDLEEEPCKQKNGCVLVPKTLRIDDPTEAAKSSIWATLGIKNGSINGGGLFKSFKSKGDEKNHISETARVLQANPAAFSRSINFQESS